The Candidatus Poribacteria bacterium genome includes a region encoding these proteins:
- a CDS encoding GHMP kinase, with protein MKLFVPGRICLFGEHSDWAGGHRRSNAELERGYTLITSTNQGVYAEVKPHPNRLILKTTLSDGTRHGPYSLPMERNALLAEAEKGEFFSYAAGVAYEILTNYRVQGLEIDNYLTDLPVKKGLSSSAAISVLVARAFNRTYDLKLTTRGEMEYAYRGETTTPSRCGRMDQGCAYQRPILMTFDGDHIDVKDFSVPHDMYLVIVDLGASKDTRLILSQLNHCYPFAENELEKNVQHYLGPLSAEITQQAYQALRDGDAEAVGELMTRAQAEFDNHLIPACPSQLTAPVLHKVLNYEPIQPYIWGGKGVGSQGDGSAQFIVKDEESQQRVIKIIERDLQMSCLKLVIEAGKHVRKAVIPAAGFGTRLFPASKAMKKELFPVIDKSGRAKPAIMAIVEEAIDAGVEEVCLIVQPGDTELFESFFKTPPRIEHYNKLSKENQAYCDALLELGSRVTFVTQDVQEGFGHAVYCAREWVGNEPFLLMLGDHLYGSDEEKCCARQVVEAYEQVGHSVVGLKVTPIEQLSNFGCVTGTWREANSLLSLTEIYEKPDPEYAMEHLHVDGMDVDQFLTVFGIYVLQPQIFEFLERNITHNLRERGEFQLTSCLDELRKADGFSGYVVKGRRFDIGLPEEYRQTVIEFMGA; from the coding sequence ATGAAACTATTTGTGCCGGGAAGGATTTGTCTGTTCGGTGAACACAGCGATTGGGCAGGCGGGCACCGGCGAAGTAACGCAGAGCTCGAAAGGGGCTATACGTTAATTACCAGCACAAACCAAGGTGTATACGCCGAGGTTAAACCGCATCCGAACCGTCTGATTTTAAAAACGACTCTCAGCGATGGCACACGCCACGGTCCCTATAGTCTGCCTATGGAGCGAAACGCGCTTCTTGCTGAGGCAGAAAAGGGTGAATTCTTTAGTTATGCTGCTGGGGTCGCCTATGAGATTTTGACGAACTATCGGGTGCAAGGCTTGGAAATCGACAACTATCTCACGGATTTGCCTGTCAAAAAAGGGTTGTCTTCGAGTGCCGCTATCAGTGTTCTGGTCGCGCGCGCCTTCAACCGGACCTATGATCTTAAATTAACAACGCGCGGAGAAATGGAGTATGCTTACCGAGGTGAGACGACTACGCCTTCCCGATGTGGACGGATGGACCAAGGGTGCGCATACCAGCGCCCTATCCTCATGACGTTTGACGGGGACCATATTGATGTAAAAGACTTCAGTGTGCCTCACGACATGTACCTTGTAATTGTCGATCTCGGTGCCAGTAAAGATACACGTCTGATATTGAGCCAATTAAATCACTGTTATCCATTTGCAGAGAATGAATTAGAAAAGAATGTGCAACACTATCTCGGTCCGTTGAGTGCAGAGATTACACAGCAAGCGTATCAGGCACTGCGCGATGGCGATGCAGAGGCAGTCGGTGAACTCATGACCCGGGCACAAGCAGAATTCGATAACCACTTGATACCCGCATGTCCATCACAATTGACGGCACCTGTTCTCCACAAAGTCCTGAATTATGAACCGATTCAACCGTATATCTGGGGCGGTAAAGGTGTGGGCTCACAGGGTGACGGTTCCGCGCAATTCATTGTAAAAGATGAAGAGAGCCAACAGCGGGTCATTAAAATTATCGAACGGGATTTGCAGATGTCGTGCCTGAAACTCGTTATTGAGGCGGGTAAACATGTACGCAAAGCCGTTATTCCTGCTGCTGGCTTCGGAACGCGACTTTTTCCGGCATCAAAGGCGATGAAGAAAGAACTTTTTCCTGTGATTGACAAGTCTGGACGCGCCAAACCGGCAATCATGGCAATCGTTGAGGAAGCGATTGACGCTGGTGTTGAGGAGGTCTGCCTTATCGTGCAGCCCGGAGATACGGAGCTTTTTGAATCGTTTTTTAAAACGCCCCCGCGGATTGAACACTATAACAAACTCAGCAAGGAGAACCAGGCGTATTGCGACGCGCTGCTGGAATTAGGGAGTCGAGTAACATTCGTCACACAAGACGTTCAAGAGGGGTTCGGGCATGCTGTCTATTGTGCGAGAGAATGGGTTGGGAACGAACCGTTTCTACTCATGCTCGGTGACCATCTCTACGGTTCAGATGAGGAGAAATGTTGTGCCCGGCAGGTCGTAGAGGCTTATGAACAGGTAGGTCATAGTGTGGTCGGACTGAAGGTGACACCGATTGAACAGTTGTCAAACTTCGGTTGTGTCACCGGCACATGGAGAGAGGCGAACTCCCTGCTTTCGCTAACGGAGATTTATGAAAAGCCGGATCCTGAATATGCAATGGAACATTTGCACGTAGATGGGATGGATGTGGACCAATTCTTGACGGTATTCGGCATCTATGTGCTTCAACCTCAAATTTTCGAGTTTTTGGAACGAAATATCACCCATAATCTCCGTGAGCGCGGTGAATTCCAACTGACGTCCTGTTTGGACGAATTACGGAAGGCGGATGGATTTTCAGGGTATGTTGTTAAAGGGCGACGATTTGATATCGGTCTCCCTGAGGAGTATCGGC